The Candidatus Rubidus massiliensis DNA segment AACGCCTTCTAGAAGACGCCTCAATTCTTTTTCAAAACTACCTTCTAATAAATTAGATCCGTATATGCCAAAAACGGTAGATTTTAAAAATCGCTCAATTTGATTTAACGGAACAAATAGACCTGAATCTTTATCTGGTTTTTGAATGAATTGCAAAATTCTATTGGTTTTTTTATCAACCCAATAGATCGGAATGCCAAATTTTTCTAAGTCGTGTAATAAGGAACGATCTTCCGCTGAAAAAAAGTCTTGGAAGGTTTGTGAAGCATATTGAAAATAAATTCTTTTTACATGTCGTTGCACTTGATCACTTAATAACATTCTTTTCATTAAGGGAGAGGGGAAAAAGCGAGATAAAAGAATGCCTTGGCTTGTAATAAAGCCATCTTCAATACTTCTTAAAAAAGGATAACTTGGCTGTTGTTCAATATAACGTTCAACCATTAATGCTTGTCTTGTACCTTGAAAATGACCTGGGAAGTCATGTTGTCTAGTTTCTCGAATGATCCAATCTTCTGGTTTTAAATTTAGCAATTGTTGCCCTTTAACAACAAATACAGCGGCTTTGTGTTCTTTTGGTTCTGGTGCTGTATCAAAAGCATTAAATAGAGTTTCGTTATCTTCTAAACAAGTTTGCAATTGATCACGATCCGAAAAAAAGACGTGTTCTTTATAAGGTTCTAACGTAAAAAATTCTAAAGGAATATCAGTAATTTCTCTTTTGCTTTTACCGTATAATTCATAAATGTCTCCAGATGCTGAAGTGTCCGGTTGTAATAAAGAAGCGGTGGTATGGCGGTAACCGGGCGTTAATAGATCGTTCACAACATGGCCAAAAACGGTTCTAATGTGTAAGGGTAATGTTTTAACTAATAAAATCTCATTTTCTTCCACGTTTCTTGGTGCAAATGGTTTCCATTCTTGATGGAGCCGCAAAAGCTCACGGGAGCGATGAGATGTTTTTAATGCTTTTGCAAGAGTTGGTATAAATTCTTTTATCCCAGGGGTATAAACTATCTTTCCATTTTGCAAACTTAAATAGGCGATTGTTCTTCCATCAACTCGATCTAAAATCAAATCATCACTTCCGTGTAGCCCACCAAGCGATAATAAAGGCTGACCCCAACGATCAGAGCGTCCAAACATTCGAAATAAGTAATCGGGATTGCGCACTTTCCTACGATCATCCGCTGCAAAAAGTTTTCCTATGTAAGCGCCCGCTTCTAAATATTTTAACATTTCTTCAGCTACGGCCCCATAACCGGTTAGTAATACCTTTACTTGAGCGCATCGATTTTTAAAATCTAATTCAAAGCTTACGCTTGTGCCGTCTACTCCAAGCTGTGCTAACGTACTTTTGATGTTGAAAAGTATGTGCAAAGGATCAATTTGAAACCCCACAAAATTTGTGGATATATTTTCTATGAAAACCGTTGCTTCGATGCTTTTATCATTTATTCTTTCAATGTTTGTTATAGAGCCATCAGGAGTTACTAAATCATAATTTTGAAAGTCTAATGAGTGGTTCATGTTCTTCTCCTCAAAATCGCTATCTTAGTAGATTTAAGATTTATTCGTTAGAAAAAGTGAATGTAAAAAGATCATGTATGCCAAATGTATGGTTTTTTTTGCTAAAGGCTTAAAGATAAAAGCAATTTTTTGTGGAGAAGTTGTCTATAAATTGTTCGTAAAAAAAAATCTTTCTTTAAAAAAATAAAGTTGACAGGGGAATGTGGTAAAAAAAATGAAAGATTAGATTATTATAAGTGTTTGTCCTTAAGTAATTTAAATACTTAAGAAAATCTATATTTTTTAGTCATTAAAAATTTAAGTTAAGTTAAAAAAAAAGATAAAATATTGTTCATAACTTTCCTTGAAAGCAATTGTTAGATGATCGATTAAGCCACTTTGCGATAAAATCTTTTTGTGACATAATTTTGAACTACCCAAATTAGTGTTAATGACTGCAAATTAACATTTAAGTGGAAAATCATAAGATTTTAGGTCATATAGTATGTAATAGGTAATAAAAATCGTTCCTAATTTATTGATGAGCCTAAAAATTGTGATAAATTAAAAATGGTTTTAATTTAAGGTGCTATTTTAAAGAGTAAAACATGGTGGATAAAACAATTTCTAGAAGTGTTGGCACACATGATGGAACATTTCATGCAGACGAAGTGACAGCTTGCGCTTTATTGCTTTTGTTTGATTTAGTGGATGAGGACAAAATTTTTAGGACGAGAGATCCAAAAGAACTTTCTAAGTGTGAATATGTCTGTGATGTGGGAGGAATCTATGATCCATCCCAAAAGCTTTTTGATCACCATCAAGTAGAATATCAAGGACCTTTGAGTAGTGCCGGAATGATACTTCTTTATTTAAAAGAAATAAAATTAATTCCCTCTAAAGAATATGACTTGTTAAATAAACATATGATGATTGGGGTTGATGCGCATGATAACGGTAAAGACATTGTACCCCCTGGAGTGTGTACATATTCTAATATCATTTCAAGTTTTACACCAGTCTCCCATGAAGCAACAAGTGAAGAGCAAGATGCCAATTTCCATCAAGCGTTGCAGTTTGCTAAAGAGCATCTCAATCGCTTATTAGAAAGACATCGTTACATCCAATCGTGTAAAATGATTGTAGCAAACGTTATGGAAAATAAAGATGATTGTTTATTTTTTGACAAAAGTATTCCATGGCTTGAAGCTTTTTTTGAACTAGGAGGATTAAATCACCCAGCAAAATTCCTTATCATGCCAGCGGGTGATCATTGGAAATTAAGAGGTATTCCACCAAGTTTAGAAGACCGAATGAATGTCCGACAACCATTACCAAAAGATTGGGCTGGTTTACTCGATCAGGATTTGAAAAATGCTTCTGGAATAAAGGGAGCCGTTTTTTGTCATAAGGGTCGGTTTGTTTCAGTTTGGGAAACTAAAGAGGATGCAATTAAAGCTTTAGAATACACTTTAGAAACTTCAAAAAAAGAAAAAAGCAAATGAGTACAGTATTTTCAAAAATAATAAAAGGTGAGCTACCAGCGGATATAGTTTATGAAAGTCAAAATATTTTAGCTTTTAAAGACATTCACCCAAAAGCTCCCATTCATTTATTAATCATCCCTAAAAAAGAAATAAAAAATTTGCAATCAGTTACCAAAGAAGATTTACCACTAGTCCAAGAAATGATTGTTGCAGCTCAAGAGCTTGCTGAACGGTTTGGAATAGGCGATGGGTATCGTTTGTTAACTAATAATGGTCCTTTAGCTGGCCAAGAAGTTTTTCATTTGCATTTTCATCTACTAGGTGGGGAACAACTAGGATCAATCGCATGATAGATAATAAAAACTTTCGTTTAAAAAAAGAACAAACGGGATTGCTTGTTATTGATGTACAAGACAATATTTTTAGCAAGATGGATCGTTCTTGTGAATTACTAGAGTCTTTACAAAAAATTGTGCAAGGATTGGCTATTTTGCAAATCCCAACTTTTGTAACAGAGCATTGTCCAGATAAGCTTGGAGAAACAATAGCGACTCTAAAAGCTTATCTTCCTGAAAATGGGAAAGTTTTAAAAAAAGCCGCTTTTTCTGCCTTACAAGAATCTCACATTAAATCTGAGATTATTCAACAAAATATTAAGCAATGGATAGTAGTTGGAATTGAAGCACATGTATGTGTACAACAAACTGTAAGTGATCTTTTGAAAGAAAAACTAGATGTGGTTGTTTTGAGTGACGCTATCGGTTCTAGAAAAATGTTTGATTATTTTACCTCAATTGCTGAGATGAGTTACTTTGGAGCTCGCATTAGTACCGTAGAAACTATTTTATTTGAATTACTTTTAACTTCTAAAGATCCGGAATTTAAAAAAATCAGTCAATTGATAAAATCTTAAAAAAAAACCTTGTATGAATAAAATTTGCCTATTTTTGTCTATTTTTTTAGGATTTTTCAATTCCCCCATTTTGGGAGTAGCTATTGATAGGCAAATAGATACCATTTACGCGTTGATTCTTATTAAAGACTTAGAAGGCGCTTGTAAGGAAGGGGAAAGAGCTATTTTAGAAAATCCGGATTCTTTAGAAGCTAAGAAAGCTTACTTCAAGGCGTTAACGGCTGCTGGCAAAGAAGAAGCTGCCTACCAAACGTTTAAAGTCTATCAAGATTTGTTCCCCGTGGAGCAAAAGAATGAAATTTTAGAATGGATGTCTTGGTGTATTATTCATCAATCATTTCAATCACCAGCACCGGTGGTAAAGGCTATCTCTTTGCTAGCTGCTTATTTTAGTCAAGATAGTCGAGGTATTGAAATTATTCATCAAGCACTTTTTGACACTAATGTATATATTCGTGCTTTAGCTTTGCAATTGTCAGAAACTTTACGAGATGAAAAAATAAAGAATGATTTATTAGTTTTACTACAAACGGAAAAAAACAATAATGTTAGAATTCCTTTAATACAAACTATTGAAAAATTAAAAATTAAAGAAGCGATTCCTGACTTAATAAAAATAATTTCGCAAAAATTTAGCTGGAATGAGGAAAAGGTCGAGGCTGTAAAAGCCATAACTTTAATGTCAGAAAAACCAAGTCATTTGCAAATTAAAACATTTGCAAATAATAGCCGTTCAGGACTTAGAGTATTGGCCTCAGAAATGATTCTTTATTTTAATTTAGTAAATGAAAAAGAAACTCTGCGGTTTTTACTGCAAGATACTCATGCCGAAGTTAGGGAAAATGCTATTCAGGCAATAGGTTGTTTAAAAATTGCAGATTTAAAATCAGATTTAATCGCTAAACTAAAAGATGCCAATTACCACGTAGCAATTAAAGCTGCCTGGGCTTTAACTATTCTAAATGATAAATCAGGAAATGAATTACTCAAAAAAAGATGCTTTTCTAAAAATTTAGATGAAAGACTTTTCGCAGTTGGGGCAGTGAATTCAACAGGAACATATGGGCATGCACTAGCAAAAGAAATTTTTTTTAATGCTAATGATCCATACGTTAGAATGAATTTGGCTATCGGATTTTTACATCAAATGGAAATGGTTGATTTAAGTTGTCAGGAACTTTATTTAAATCTTACGAATAGTGAAGAAAAATGGATGTGGGAAGAAAGAGGAAATTTTAAATATTTAGCACCTAATAAATTAAAACAAAATCCTTTGATTCCAGGCTACCCTGAAACTGTCAATTTAGTGACAAAATTAGAGATCTTAAATATATTGGCGATATTCAAACATCCTCTAGCCCAAGAAGGAATGAAAAAATTTTTAGAAGAAAAAAGTTGGGGGGTATCGGGGTTAGCGTCAGCGCTTTTACTAACAGAGGGTGACGATAATATGATCGATCTTCTCAAGCAATTTTTAAATCATGAAAATTTTCAAGTTCAAATTCAAGTCGCGCTTATTTTAGCGCAATGGGGTAAAGAAGAGATAGCTTTAAAAACGTTGCAAAATTCCTATTATAAAGTAGATAAAAACACAAAAGAGAGAATATTAGAAGGAATTTTACAGGTGGCTTCGCCAAAATCAATTCCTTTTTTAATCCAGCAATTAAATGATCCTCATCCTACTTTGCGCGTTATTGCAGCGGTTGCTTTATTAAATTGCTTAAATCATTAATACATGATATTTTATATAAATTCATTTCACATATAAATTTTAAGTTTAATTATCTTTCTTAAGTAAGTTTTATTTATCTCTTAATTTTAAAGGGAAGAAATTAAATAGTTAATTGAATGAGGTTTCAGTTGAGCGAAGACGCATCAAATAAAAATTCTGTTCTTTCCGCGATTTTTTTAGTCGCAGGTACTTGTATTGGTGGAGGAATGCTTGCTTTGCCTGTGAGCACGGGTGTAAGCGGTTTTTTTCCAGCTTTATCTATGATGTTTTTGTCTTGGTTTTGCATGACTTTTACGGCGTTATTGTTATTGGAAATTAGTCTTTGGATGGAAGAAGGGGTACATTTTATCACGATGGCTTCTAGACTCCTTGGTAAATATGGGAAAGCTTTAAGTTGGTTTTTATACATGTTCGTTTGCTACGCATCCCTAGTTGCCTATACGGCAGGTGGCGGAGAGCAAATAGGTGATTTGATTGAATGGCTATTTCATGTCCCAACTTCTAAATATTTAGGCGCAACTATTTTTATAGTATTATTTGGGGGAGCTTTATACCTTGGTAACACTTTCGTTGGCAGAGTCAATTCTATCTTATTTATAGGTTTATTAGCTTCTTATGTGATATTTGTTTTAGGTGGATTTAGAGAAATTGAATTCATCAATCTGACCCATAAAAAATGGAATGTAGCCGTTTTTTCAATCCCTTTAATGTTAGCCTCTTTTAGTTTTCAAACTATGGTGCCAAGTTTAGTACCTTATCTAAAAAAAAATATTAATCCGTTACGTTATTCCGTTATTGGTGGTTCTACGCTAACTTTAATCGTTTACGTTGTATGGCAAGTAGTCATGCTAGGCATAGTTCCAGTAGATGGTCCAAATGGTTTGGCGGAAGCTTTAAATAAAGGGGAAACCATAACCCGTTTCTTCTCTCAACACTCTACTGGTTTTGCTGTTAATGAAGTAGCCCAAAGTTTTGCTTTTTTTGCCTTAATTACTTCTTTTTTAGGTATTGGATTTGGATTATTTGACTTTTTATCAGATGGTTTAAAAATTCCAAGAAAAGGTACTGGCAATGTAATTTTAGGTATTTTAATTTTAATACCTACCTTATTTTTTGCACTATTCTTTGAAAGGATCTTCATCATAGCATTGGATGCCTCAGGTGGCTATGGCGACTCACTTTTAAATGGTATTTTGCCAATCAGCATGGTTTGGATCGGTAGATATTATTTAAACTACAAAGGTGAATATAGAGTCTTTGGGGGAAAAAGCTTGCTATTAGGGGTGCTACTTTTTTACATTTTTAGCTTATTGCTTACTTTATCTGTTCATTTAAATATCATTCAGCCAGCAGGTTATGTAACAGATCCATTAGATGTAAAAGAGTTGAGCCTAAATGAGGCTTCTAAAAAATTGTAATATTTTTAAGACAGGTTAAAGTTTAAGAATCACTAAAAGGAAAGGACAAACGACAATGAGTTTTATTTTAGCTTGTAAAGCATTTATCAAAGCGTGGAAGAATCCTGAAAAAGCAAAAATCTTTCTTGAAGATTCAAATCTAAAGACAGAAGATACAAAAACAAATGTAGTAGAAAATACCCATTTACGTTTGTTAGGTATGCTTCAACAAAATGGACGTTTTATCGATTTTATTAAAGAAGACATATCTCAATTTACTGATGAGCAAATCGGAGCCGTAGCGCGTCAAATTCATCAAGATTGTGCGAAATGTTTAGAAGAATATGTCACCATAAGGCCTTTACTACAAGAAAATGAAGGCGATTCGATTCAGATTGCAAAAGGGTATGATGCAAATCAAATTAAACTTATTGGCAATATTAAAGGAGAACCTCCTTATACCGGAACACTTGTTCATAAAGGTTGGAAAGCGCATAAACGATCATTACCTAAAAAAATAGGGGAGTTTGATCAAGATATAATTTATTCAGCAGAAATAGAAATTAGGTAATTCGATTATGGAAAACAAGTATATTATTGGTATTGACTTAGGCACTACGAATTGCACTTTATCTTATGCTTTGGCAAATGAAGATGAGGCCGAAATAAAGCTTTTTCCTTTAACTCAATATGTAAAAAAAGATCTTAAAGCGCAAAATTGTTTATTACCTTCTTTTCTTTACTTTCCATTAGATAACGAATTATCAGATGAACTCGTGATAGGAAGTTATGCAAAATTGAGAGGAAGTGAAGTTCCAACACGGCTCGTAAGTTCAACTAAATCTTGGCTATGTCACTCAGGCATCGATCGCAGAGAACCATTCTTACCCTTAGAAGCAGATGAAAATATTCAAAAAATTAGCCCTTTGCAAGGTACTTACCATTTGCTTCAATTTTTGAAAAACGCTTGGAATGAATCCTTTAGTGAAATTTTTAATGAGCAACAAGTTTTAATCACGGTACCAGCTTCTTTTGACCCGCAAGCACGGCAATTAGTCTTAGAAGCTGCAAAAATGGCAGATTATCCTGAAATAACATTACTTGAAGAGCCGCAAGCCGCCTTTTACGCTTGGCTTAATGAAAAAAAAGAAGATTGGCGTAAAAAAGTTAAAGTGGGCGATAGCATCGTTGTGATTGACATTGGGGGAGGAACTACCGATTTTAGCTTAATCCAAGTAGAAGATGAAGATGGTAATTTAACGCTTAATCGAAAGGCCGTAGGTAATCACCTTCTTTTAGGTGGAGATAACATCGATTATGCTCTGGCCTATTTTGCGAAAAATAAGTTAGAAGAAAATGGTCATACTATTTCAGAATGGCAAACTCAAAGCCTTGTGCATCATTGTCGTTTAGCAAAAGAACAATTTTTTGGAGATAACCCTCCTCAAACAATTGACATTACTATTCAAGGTAGAGGAAGCCGCCTTATTGGTAATTCATTAAAAGTGACCTTAGAATTGGATGAAATTGAAAAAATAATTTTAGATGGTTTTTTTCCAAATATTAAGCCTTGGGAAAGATCAAAAGTTGAAAAAAGACTTGGATTGCAACATTTAGGTTTGCCTTTTGCTCAAGATCCTAGAATTACGTCTCAGCTCGCAAAGTTTTTGTCTATGACTGGTGAAAGTGATAGTGAAACAATGGATTTATTTGAAATGCCATCGGCCATTTTATTTAATGGTGGTACTCTTAAAGCTACAGCTTTTCAAGAAAGGCTCGTGGAAGTTATGAATGGATGGGCAGAGCAATTACACAAAAAGCCTATCCAAGTATTAGATGGCTTAGATCTAGATTTTGCTGTTAGTCGCGGCGCTGTTTGTTATGGTTTAGCAAGACAGGGAAAAGCGATAAGAATCAAGAGTGGAACGAGTAGAAGTTATTATTTAGGGATTGAAGAAGCAAGACCAGCTATTCCTGGACTTGCCACTCCTCTTAGAGCTATTTGTATCGTGCCATTTGGGTGTGAAGAAGGCAGTGAGCTTGAACTATCTTCTCATGATTTTGTCTTAGTTATAGGAGATACCGCACTTTTTAGATTTTTTAGTCATTCAACCAAAAAGTTATCTAATGGAGAAGAGCCAGTTGTCGGTACCGTTGTAAAAAATTGGGCGAAAGAATTAACTGAACATCATCCTTTAGAAGTTGCTTTAAATCGTGGTGAAAATGATGGTAAAACTGTAAGAGTTAAAATCAAGTCGAAGGTTTCTGAACTTGGCTTTATCGAAATTTATTGCATAAGTAATGATGAGAGAGAGTGGAAATTAGAATTTGATATTCGCAAAGTTGAAGCTGTTGCAAAAAATTAATCTAGTCAAATTAAAAAGATGTTGCTGTAATAAATTGCTAGAGAAATGACTTTTAAAAAAACTTAAGTTTGATAGCCTTACATGACTTTTTTATCTTGGAAGGCTATCCATTATTCTTTTTGTAATCGAGTTTCCATAAGCTTTTTTAAATTAAATTTTTCAGAATAAAGTATTAGTTCACTTTCATGAGTTAAAACAAGCGTATCTTTTCGGATAACCTTAACGTTCATTTTAGAATCAATTACTTTTTTACATTTAATGGAACCATCAAATCCATAAATGCTTAATTGATTCTTTTCGAGAATTGCTAATCCTTCAATATCATCAATTAATTTAGCTTGTCTGATGAATCTGTTTTTTTGAAATTCTAAATTCCATTCACAACTTCTATTAACATCAATAATTGTATATTTAAAAAATTTAGGGGTGAGAATTTGTAATAAAATTTTCCCATTATTAAATTCGCAAAATTTTGTTATGGCATTCTTTTCAAAATAGGTCGATTTGACGCTATGCTTTTTCTTATCAAAATAAGTAATGGCAAAGTTAGAAATCACAATGACCTTTTTTTCTGTAAAAAAAAGTTCATAGCTTTGATTGTTAGTCTTATTTAAATGTTTTAAAGAGAGAGAAAAAACTTTGAATGAATGAATATTATTAATATTGTAGCGCAACAATTTTAATTGAGTATTCTTATTCGATGTAAGAATATAAAGATCGTTATTATCAATTTCTAATTGGCAGATTTTTTTATATTTAAAGGGTAAATAAAATGTGCTCACATTAATTGCTGGTGGCAATACTGATATCATGCTTATAAAGCCAAATTCTCTAAAAATGCTTAAGCAGGCAACAACAATTTTCCTCTGACTTTCGTGAGCAAAAGCAAAGTTGTAATGAGAATTTGAAGTAAAAATTTTTTTCTCCTCAACTTTTAATAAGGGCATAGTAAACTTTGCTTCGTGACCTTTAGATTTATGAACCAAATGATAAAGAGCCGTATCATTAATTATCTTGTAAGTTAAAAACCATGAATTAAATAAGTTTTTATCTTTTGTTTCTAAAATAGTTTTACGTAATTTACAGGAGAATAACTGCGGATTAAAAATATTATCCGTA contains these protein-coding regions:
- a CDS encoding hypothetical protein (putative conserved protein related to MYG1 family), producing MVDKTISRSVGTHDGTFHADEVTACALLLLFDLVDEDKIFRTRDPKELSKCEYVCDVGGIYDPSQKLFDHHQVEYQGPLSSAGMILLYLKEIKLIPSKEYDLLNKHMMIGVDAHDNGKDIVPPGVCTYSNIISSFTPVSHEATSEEQDANFHQALQFAKEHLNRLLERHRYIQSCKMIVANVMENKDDCLFFDKSIPWLEAFFELGGLNHPAKFLIMPAGDHWKLRGIPPSLEDRMNVRQPLPKDWAGLLDQDLKNASGIKGAVFCHKGRFVSVWETKEDAIKALEYTLETSKKEKSK
- a CDS encoding HIT-like protein; translation: MSTVFSKIIKGELPADIVYESQNILAFKDIHPKAPIHLLIIPKKEIKNLQSVTKEDLPLVQEMIVAAQELAERFGIGDGYRLLTNNGPLAGQEVFHLHFHLLGGEQLGSIA
- a CDS encoding Isochorismatase family protein yields the protein MIDNKNFRLKKEQTGLLVIDVQDNIFSKMDRSCELLESLQKIVQGLAILQIPTFVTEHCPDKLGETIATLKAYLPENGKVLKKAAFSALQESHIKSEIIQQNIKQWIVVGIEAHVCVQQTVSDLLKEKLDVVVLSDAIGSRKMFDYFTSIAEMSYFGARISTVETILFELLLTSKDPEFKKISQLIKS
- a CDS encoding HEAT repeat; the encoded protein is MNKICLFLSIFLGFFNSPILGVAIDRQIDTIYALILIKDLEGACKEGERAILENPDSLEAKKAYFKALTAAGKEEAAYQTFKVYQDLFPVEQKNEILEWMSWCIIHQSFQSPAPVVKAISLLAAYFSQDSRGIEIIHQALFDTNVYIRALALQLSETLRDEKIKNDLLVLLQTEKNNNVRIPLIQTIEKLKIKEAIPDLIKIISQKFSWNEEKVEAVKAITLMSEKPSHLQIKTFANNSRSGLRVLASEMILYFNLVNEKETLRFLLQDTHAEVRENAIQAIGCLKIADLKSDLIAKLKDANYHVAIKAAWALTILNDKSGNELLKKRCFSKNLDERLFAVGAVNSTGTYGHALAKEIFFNANDPYVRMNLAIGFLHQMEMVDLSCQELYLNLTNSEEKWMWEERGNFKYLAPNKLKQNPLIPGYPETVNLVTKLEILNILAIFKHPLAQEGMKKFLEEKSWGVSGLASALLLTEGDDNMIDLLKQFLNHENFQVQIQVALILAQWGKEEIALKTLQNSYYKVDKNTKERILEGILQVASPKSIPFLIQQLNDPHPTLRVIAAVALLNCLNH
- the tyrP_3 gene encoding Tyrosine permease; this translates as MRFQLSEDASNKNSVLSAIFLVAGTCIGGGMLALPVSTGVSGFFPALSMMFLSWFCMTFTALLLLEISLWMEEGVHFITMASRLLGKYGKALSWFLYMFVCYASLVAYTAGGGEQIGDLIEWLFHVPTSKYLGATIFIVLFGGALYLGNTFVGRVNSILFIGLLASYVIFVLGGFREIEFINLTHKKWNVAVFSIPLMLASFSFQTMVPSLVPYLKKNINPLRYSVIGGSTLTLIVYVVWQVVMLGIVPVDGPNGLAEALNKGETITRFFSQHSTGFAVNEVAQSFAFFALITSFLGIGFGLFDFLSDGLKIPRKGTGNVILGILILIPTLFFALFFERIFIIALDASGGYGDSLLNGILPISMVWIGRYYLNYKGEYRVFGGKSLLLGVLLFYIFSLLLTLSVHLNIIQPAGYVTDPLDVKELSLNEASKKL
- the dnaK_1 gene encoding Heat shock protein 70, whose product is MENKYIIGIDLGTTNCTLSYALANEDEAEIKLFPLTQYVKKDLKAQNCLLPSFLYFPLDNELSDELVIGSYAKLRGSEVPTRLVSSTKSWLCHSGIDRREPFLPLEADENIQKISPLQGTYHLLQFLKNAWNESFSEIFNEQQVLITVPASFDPQARQLVLEAAKMADYPEITLLEEPQAAFYAWLNEKKEDWRKKVKVGDSIVVIDIGGGTTDFSLIQVEDEDGNLTLNRKAVGNHLLLGGDNIDYALAYFAKNKLEENGHTISEWQTQSLVHHCRLAKEQFFGDNPPQTIDITIQGRGSRLIGNSLKVTLELDEIEKIILDGFFPNIKPWERSKVEKRLGLQHLGLPFAQDPRITSQLAKFLSMTGESDSETMDLFEMPSAILFNGGTLKATAFQERLVEVMNGWAEQLHKKPIQVLDGLDLDFAVSRGAVCYGLARQGKAIRIKSGTSRSYYLGIEEARPAIPGLATPLRAICIVPFGCEEGSELELSSHDFVLVIGDTALFRFFSHSTKKLSNGEEPVVGTVVKNWAKELTEHHPLEVALNRGENDGKTVRVKIKSKVSELGFIEIYCISNDEREWKLEFDIRKVEAVAKN